One Eremothecium cymbalariae DBVPG#7215 chromosome 2, complete sequence DNA window includes the following coding sequences:
- the ALG7 gene encoding UDP-N-acetylglucosamine--dolichyl-phosphate N-acetylglucosaminephosphotransferase (similar to Ashbya gossypii AFL037W) — MNILQNLLRFWRCRPFSTFQKKYQRFKLNLTHQHLFKNTKSERAKMSKLLPKILLIFGVALIVYSKYTSALYSSLGFAIIGYLATDALIPRVSDSFIKIGLYGKDLSKPGKPVIAETIGAVSATVYLFVMFLSIPFVFYKYLVVTSGGGNRDSEMMDKQHIHLVFPHGRLSAYLSALLCLHSTVLLGVADDLFDLRWRHKFFLPSIAAIPLLVVYYADFGVTYVLVPNFVRDLFPALRRRVLFDLGWFYYVYMAAMAIFCPNAINILAGVNGLEVLQAIVLGVICLLNDVLYMSLGPEQTKESHLFSMVMIIPFIGVSLALWKWNRWPARVFVGDTYCYFAGMVFAVVGILGHFSKTMLLFFIPQIVNFLYSVPQLFGLVPCPRHRLPKFNEKDGLLYTSRANLTEKPAKPFFVTILKYLYRFKLIDLTLDSKGNPVDCSNMTLINLVLVWFGPMREDKLCFSICGLQFAVGLLCLFARHAIGSLIFGHDNLWHVA, encoded by the coding sequence atgaatattttgcaaaacCTGCTAAGGTTTTGGAGATGTCGgcctttttcaactttccaaaagaaatatcaaAGGTTTAAGCTGAATTTAACACATCAACATctgtttaaaaatacaaagTCTGAGCGGGCAAAGATGTCTAAGTTGTTACCCAAAATACTGTTGATCTTTGGTGTGGCCCTAATAGTATATTCTAAATATACTAGTGCATTATACAGTTCTTTGGGGTTCGCTATTATTGGGTACTTGGCTACCGATGCGTTGATTCCACGTGTTAGTGACAGCTTTATTAAGATTGGTCTTTACGGCAAAGATCTAAGCAAACCAGGGAAACCGGTGATTGCAGAAACAATTGGAGCTGTTTCGGCGACAGTATATCTATTTGTAATGTTCCTTTCGATTCCGTTTGTATTTTACAAGTACTTGGTGGTTACATCAGGCGGCGGCAATAGGGATTCTGAGATGATGGATAAACAACATATTCATTTAGTCTTCCCTCATGGTAGATTGAGCGCTTATTTAAGTGCTCTTTTGTGCCTACATTCTACGGTGTTGCTAGGAGTAGCAGATGATTTGTTTGATCTACGGTGGAGACATAAATTCTTTCTGCCCTCCATTGCAGCTATTCCGTTACTTGTTGTCTACTACGCTGATTTCGGTGTAACATATGTTTTAGTTCCCAATTTTGTTCGTGACTTATTCCCAGCATTGAGGAGACGGGTTCTGTTTGATCTGGGGTGGTTCTATTATGTATACATGGCAGCGATGGCTATTTTTTGTCCTAATGcaattaatattttagCTGGCGTCAACGGGTTGGAGGTTCTACAGGCAATAGTGTTGGGTGTTATATGTCTCTTAAACGATGTTCTATATATGTCGTTGGGTCCAGAACAAACGAAGGAGTCTCATCTGTTCTCAATGGTGATGATAATCCCTTTTATTGGGGTATCTTTGGCCCTTTGGAAATGGAATCGTTGGCCTGCCAGGGTATTTGTTGGAGATACCTATTGCTATTTTGCCGGTATGGTGTTCGCTGTGGTTGGAATTCTAGGCCATTTCTCAAAGACTATGTTGCTTTTCTTCATCCCACAGATAGTCAATTTCTTGTACAGTGTGCCGCAACTCTTTGGTTTGGTTCCTTGTCCACGTCATCGCTTACCTAAGTTCAACGAGAAAGATGGACTGTTGTATACGTCTAGAGCAAATCTGACGGAAAAACCAGCCAAACCCTTTTTTGTCaccattttgaaatatctaTATCGGTTCAAGTTGATCGATCTTACTCTAGACAGTAAGGGGAACCCAGTCGATTGCAGTAATATGACCTTAATTAATCTAGTTTTGGTATGGTTTGGTCCCATGAGGGAAGACAAACTGTGCTTTTCTATTTGCGGATTACAGTTCGCTGTTGGACTCTTATGTCTCTTTGCCAGACATGCAATTGGATCACTTATTTTTGGCCATGATAATCTATGGCATGTGGCATAA
- a CDS encoding HD domain-containing protein (similar to Ashbya gossypii AFL036C) — MLQRRNNVPTTTHTSIPLEMSWNPEDHIPVEVKELLSEPSPNYVISFLHIIELLKIQRRTGWVDVGINPCESIGDHMYRMGVSSMLIKNPEVNRDKCVRIALVHDMAESLVGDITPLGGITKEEKHRREWETMQYLCEKVIRPYNPVAADEIMADFVAYEREDCLEARYVKDIDKFEMLVQCFEYERRHKFSKELEQFWSAVSSIKTEEVKSWVTDLQARRDLFMKS, encoded by the coding sequence atgttaCAAAGACGAAATAACGTACCTACTACCACACACACCAGTATACCATTAGAGATGTCCTGGAATCCAGAGGATCACATTCCGGTGGAGGTTAAGGAGTTGCTGTCAGAGCCATCCCCAAATTATGTTATATCATTTTTACATATTAtagaattgttgaagattcAGCGGCGTACTGGATGGGTGGATGTTGGCATAAATCCTTGTGAATCAATCGGTGACCATATGTATCGTATGGGTGTTTCAAGCATGCTGATTAAGAATCCGGAGGTGAACCGGGATAAGTGTGTTCGTATAGCATTGGTTCATGATATGGCAGAATCATTAGTTGGTGATATCACGCCACTAGGAGGTATTActaaagaagaaaaacatCGCAGAGAATGGGAGACCATGCAGTATCTCTGTGAAAAAGTGATCAGGCCGTATAACCCTGTTGCAGCAGATGAAATAATGGCCGACTTCGTTGCATACGAACGTGAAGACTGTTTAGAGGCACGCTATgttaaagatattgataaatttgaaatgtTAGTTCAATGCTTTGAATACGAACGTAGACacaaattttccaaagaGCTAGAGCAATTTTGGAGTGCTGTATCTAGTATCAAGACCGAAGAAGTAAAATCCTGGGTTACAGACTTACAGGCCAGACGCGACCTTTTTATGAAGTCGTAA
- the RPL28 gene encoding 60S ribosomal protein uL15 (similar to Ashbya gossypii AFL035C 1-intron), whose amino-acid sequence MPTRLTKTRKHRGHVSAGKGRVGKHRKHPGGRGMAGGMHHHRTNLDKYHPGYFGKVGMRYFHKQKNHFWRPVLNLDKLWSLVPEEKRDEYLNSASKSAAPVIDTLAAGYGKILGKGRIPNVPVIVKARFVSKLAEEKIKAAGGVVELIA is encoded by the exons ATGCCAACCAGACTAACCAAGACTAGAAAGCACAGGGGTCACGTCTCAG CCGGTAAGGGTAGAGTCGGTAAGCACAGAAAGCATCCCGGTGGTAGGGGTATGGCTGGTGGTATGCACCACCACAGAACCAACCTGGATAAATACCATCCAGGTTACTTTGGTAAGGTTGGTATGAGATACTTCCATAAGCAAAAGAACCACTTTTGGAGACCAGTTTTGAACTTAGACAAGTTGTGGTCTTTAGTTCCAGAGGAGAAGAGGGATGAATACTTGAACTCTGCTTCTAAATCAGCAGCTCCAGTTATCGACACTTTGGCAGCTGGTTACGGTAAGATTTTGGGTAAGGGTAGAATTCCAAACGTCCCAGTTATCGTGAAGGCTAGATTTGTCTCCAAGTTGGCCGAGGAGAAGATCAAGGCTGCTGGTGGTGTCGTCGAATTGATTGCTTAA